The Chrysemys picta bellii isolate R12L10 chromosome 10, ASM1138683v2, whole genome shotgun sequence genome segment AATGTTTTCCTAGTCTCTAATTATTTCCTTTCACTAAATAATTAGGAAGACTGTTCCTGTTTTTGCATGAAATAAGCAAATGTCCATTCAGTGATGGGCACAAAAGTCCAGTCTGGGTTTCCTGGTGACTTAAAAAAAGCACCCCCCACCCAGGAGAACTGACCCCTTTTAAAGAGTCTACACATCATCTCCTTGTTCTCAGTGAATGAGCAGACTCTCTTCCTTCAGTGTCAACTAGGAGATGGAAAAATCTGGACTGATTTCCTCACTCACTAGCTTATATCTCTCCCTTCGTGGAAATGAGAGGCACTCCCTCCCCTATGTCAATCTTTAATGGGTGAATAGTGACACTAACAACCATACTGTGCTCTTTGGAACTGATAAGATCTAGTGTGTCAGAAACAAACACATGAAAGGAATCAGTGTCTAATCTGTGCGCTACTATGTACTGGTGCTGTAAGTAGAGAGACTGCTGCTCATTCAATAGACCCTTCTGGAGAGAGGCACACACTAGTTATAACGGAGACTCTTGACTAAAGCTGAACTAGGCTTTGCCTTTAGAttacactcccccacccccacccccccggcatAAAGAAATGTGGTGTGGTCATACTAAGAATTTTACAGAGATCTTGATAGCCCCATCTCTCCCTTCTACATGTGCATATTCCTGGTGATCTTAAACTGAGATCAAACACTAAAGACCTGCATCCTGTGATACTCTCAGCAAGACTAGAGCTAGCAGACCCAGTGTTAGGGCCAAATTTTAACTTGGGTAACTACCTTCTATACTCCAGAATTTCCCCTTGGTAGCTCCAAGTCATTAAGGCACCTTCTCTTCATTCCCCTAGTAAATGCTGGTATAATACTGCCACAGCCTTTTAGGGAACCATGATGTTCCACTCCAGAAATGGCAACATTTCAGCAATGAAGTTCTTCTTGGCTATTCTAAGGAAAACCCTGCATGCATTCTTTAGATGAGCTGGGGTGGAATGCTACAGGGCTGGTGACCCCTAGAAAATCAATAGGACTCACTAACCATATGAATAAGatgaggagaatttggccctgtaagCAGGTCCCTTTCAGTTCCTGGAAACCCTGCCTGGGTGAATTAAACAGCATACATAATCCATCAGAGCATCTGTATTATTTCTCCCTTGTGTGCCAAGTGTAACACCAACTGAATATAGCAGCAGCTAGGAGTCCCCCTCCTGCGCCCTGGTTCAATCTTGTATACGGCTTGCCTTCTTCTCCCGGCTATCCAGCTGATGAGCTAGTTACCTCATTAACTCATCAGGTTCTCTACAGATCCAAGCGATCTCTTCTAACCTTCCAAACCTGCTCAAACTACCTAACTCCCTCCTCCTCTACAGCCCGTTCCCTGGGTGCTCTATCTAAGGGtattgtctacacagggatagaAAACCCACAGGCGGCCTCgctcagctgactcaggttctcAGGGCTCTGGTTCCAGAGCTAAAcacttgctgtgtagatgtttgggttcaggctggagtctgagctctgggacccttcaaGGGTGGATGATCCCAAAGCTCAGGCTCTAGCCCgagtctgaatgtctacacagcatgttttagccccacaagcctgagtccaagtcagctgacctggaccaGCTGcagcttttatccctgtgtagacataacctagcGACCAGGGAGCTAGCTTCCAACAAGGTCTGTTTATAGCTGTTTAATGGCACACTGTCATAGGCATGTAGTATGTAAAATGTTTTAGGATCCCTTTAAAGGCTTCTATATAAATGTAAGGTATTATAACTCTTGGGATGAAAGGAGCAAGATCTCTGGTCCTGGGATCATTTAGGAATAAAATCAGTGTGGCAAGTTTTTTCACTATGGTCATTTAAAGTAATGTGGTTCAAGTAGAAATAGTCTCTGGGAAATAGATGTTGTAATGAAATTTGCAACTGCATCTTGATAAGAACACTGTGTAAATTAGAGTTAAGGCAATGAATATTGTCACTTagtgcagaggtgctggaacttggGCGGGGGGGAAACGgaaccccttggcttgaagtaatttccatcatatacagggcttACCGTTTtgttcagtggctttcagcaccccccccccactataaaaattgttttaatgCCACTGACTTGGTGAAGCTACAAAAGCACTGTCTCTGGGAACCTGACTGTACAACATGTAGCACATAATGTTTAGAAAGCAACACTTAAATGTCCTATCCTATCTCCTCTTTGGTAAAGATCAAGGAGGATTATTTTGCTGCACATACATTTATATATCTTGTGGGGGTGTTTAAAAGGCAGTGATGTCCACAAACTCAGTGACTGAATAAACCCCACAACTGCAAAGTGGGAaaatcaatgggacaactcacagAAAAGTATTACTCAGTCTGAGTACAGGGCATCATAACGTAACCCCAAGTAACTAGCGCAAGGTCATAAAGCAAGTGCCCCAACCAAGATTAGAATGCAGGTTTCCTGACTGCTAGCTTTATGAAGTAACCATCAGATAACACTGCCTTATAACCTGAGATGCCTTCTGGACTTTACCTCGTACcttcttttgtttaattttagGGTTCTTAGTCCCTTGAAGATGAAGGCTGCAATGTCACTGGTGGGAAGCCAGGGCATTATCTCAGTCACCGAGATCCTTATTGCCTCTGCTGTCTTCTGTCTGACGTTCATGGTCATCAGATCCTTCCGGCAGCAGATCCCCAAGGGGCTGAAGAGGCTCTCAGGACCAAGGGGTTACCCCCTGATTGGCAATGTGCTGGAGCTGGGGAGCAATCCACACCTGACCTTGACTCGGATGAGCCAGAAGTATGGAGATGTGATGCAGATACAGATCGGCACCAGACCTGTGCTGGTGCTGAGTGGGTTGGACACCATCAAACAAGCCCTGGTGAAGCAAGGGGAGGTCTTCATGGGGCGCCCTGATCTCTACAGCTTTCGCAATATTGGAGATGGCCAGAGCTTGACTTTCAGCACTGATTCAGGGGAGGTGTGGAGAGCTCGCAGGAAGTTGGCCCAGAATGCCCTGAAGACCTTTTCTGTCTCGCCCAGCCCCAACTCTTCGTCCACCTGCCTCCTCGAGGAGCATGTCTCCAAAGAAGCTGACTACCTAGTAAGAAAGTTTCTGCAACTGATGGAGGAAGAGAAGAGGTTTGACCCCTATCGGTACATGGTGGTCTCTGTGACCAATGTAATCTGTGCCATGTGCTTTGGCAAGCGTTACAACCATGATGACCAGGAGCTGCTCAGTATGGTAAACCTGAGCAATGAATTTGGGGAGGTGGCTGCCTCTGGCAACCCTGCAGATTTCATTCCAGTGCTCCAGTATCTCCCTAGCCGCGccatgaaaattttcaaggaTCTCAATAAGAAGTTTGACTCCTTTGTGCAGAAGATTGTTAAGGAGCACTACAGCAGCTTTGATAAGGTAACAGGCTTGAAGGTGATTCATTTGCATCCATTTTCCTGCTCTGTCCTTCATTATCTGCTCATTGTCTTTTCTCTTTTGCTTTCTGGCTCATAAACAAATATCAGTTGAAGCAGAGGTTAGAGAAGAGGTAGTGGAGATCATGCAACATCTTCTTCTCTCTAGCCAAATAGCATTTCCCCCACCGAAACCTTACAAATTAAAACCCAGTTACTTCTTACAAACAGACTATTTAGAGGCATTGATTGCTATATTTTGCTATTAAATGTTTTCAATTGATTATAACTCTTTTTTTAATCTAAGTTTCATAGCTTCTGTAGGAAGCAATATAGTCCTCTCTATTATCATAACTTGGGACAAATAGCATTATCTGTTAGCTAATAACTGCAGGGGAGAAAAGATTATTTGCATGTCTGAACCTGCAGTGTAATCATGCTTTGGAGTTCACACACCTGTGGCAATGAGGCACTAGACTTTCCTCCCTCCAGCAGTGGACTGTTCTTGTTTAACTGCCTTAGTGTTTTGGAATTTGGTACCCTTTACAACCTATGGACTTTCCTATTTCAGGACAATATTCGAGACATCACCGACTCCCTGATTGAGCATTGTCAGGAGAAGAAAGTGGATGAACCTGCCAACATTCAACTCTCTGATCAGAAGATTGTCAACATTGTCAATGACCTTTTTGGAGCTGGTAAAAATACTTGCATTCAAATCCAAAGCAATCCCAGATTTTTCTGTTCCAATTTATCTCCAGGCCTTTGATTCATGCAACTCTCATTCTGAGGCATAAAGGATACTTCAGTTGGCTACTGTTAGGAGCAGAGCAGTTAAATTTTTACAAACGGAAAGCTTAGAAGTTCTTGAATCAAGAGTCTTTGGCAATTCAGTCCCCCTGAAGAACTTTGTAGGAACTGTAACCATGAAACAAGTTCTCAAGAGACAGTTGTGTACTGCTGTTTAGTGTTGACAATCCAGAGTTGGGATGATAAAGCTACTAGAGATGGATCTGAACTAAAATTTTGGGTTCAAATACCCTTGAGTTTAAGTTGTGGCACATCCACATTTTTGATTAATCTTACAGAGCTGACAAAAAAAGCGCACTGATACTAACATTAACAACTTGCAAAATTGGCCAAGAAATGATGAAAATCTAAAGTCATGGGGTTGTAAATTTCCTTTGACTTGTCTTCACATGATGACTAAATGCTTTTCCTTTGTGTCTGTCCAGGTTTTGACACTGTGACAACTGCGTTGTCCTGGAGTCTCATGTATCTTGTGACATATCCAGAAATTCAGAAGAAGATTCATGAAGAATTAGGTAGGTTCATGTTTTGTTATATACAGTTTCAAGGTCTGTGTCTCAAAGGCTGGGTTCCAAACAACTTCTTCCTCCACTCTAACCTGTAGATCAGACGATTGGCAGAGAGAGGAGACCCAGACTGTCAGACCGGCCCATGCTGCTTTATACAGAAGCTTTTATCTTAGAGATGTTCAGACATTCCTCTTTCCTGCCCTTCACCATTCCTCACTGGTAAGTCCTGTAACTGTCAAGGCTGGTTTGTGCCCTTTTTTTGGTGCTGCTCGGTGAGACTGGTCTTCTGACTCAGCCCCCTTCCTGTGCAGACTAACACCGAATTCTTTACCCTGTTCACCTTAACCACCTCCCA includes the following:
- the LOC101948352 gene encoding cytochrome P450 1A5; this translates as MKAAMSLVGSQGIISVTEILIASAVFCLTFMVIRSFRQQIPKGLKRLSGPRGYPLIGNVLELGSNPHLTLTRMSQKYGDVMQIQIGTRPVLVLSGLDTIKQALVKQGEVFMGRPDLYSFRNIGDGQSLTFSTDSGEVWRARRKLAQNALKTFSVSPSPNSSSTCLLEEHVSKEADYLVRKFLQLMEEEKRFDPYRYMVVSVTNVICAMCFGKRYNHDDQELLSMVNLSNEFGEVAASGNPADFIPVLQYLPSRAMKIFKDLNKKFDSFVQKIVKEHYSSFDKDNIRDITDSLIEHCQEKKVDEPANIQLSDQKIVNIVNDLFGAGFDTVTTALSWSLMYLVTYPEIQKKIHEELDQTIGRERRPRLSDRPMLLYTEAFILEMFRHSSFLPFTIPHCTTRDTVLNGYFIPKDLCVFVNQWQVNHDEKLWKDPSTFNPERFLNAEGTEVNRAESEKVMMFGLGKRKCIGESIGRWEVFLFLTTLLQQLEFSVCDGEKADITPQYGLTMKHKRCEHFQIKQRFEVKKSG